One genomic region from Xiphophorus couchianus chromosome 21, X_couchianus-1.0, whole genome shotgun sequence encodes:
- the hgd gene encoding homogentisate 1,2-dioxygenase has product MAGLKYMTGFGNEFSSEDPRCPGSLPEGQNSPQVCPYGLYAEQLSGSAFTCPRPANKRSWLYRILPSVKHKPFTAVPCGNLTENWNEVEPDPNQLRWLPFIIPKSTEKKVDFVSGLHTICGAGDAKTRNGIGIHVYTCNTSMVDRCFSNSDGDFLIVPQQGEVLITTEFGKMMVEPNEICVIQQGMRFSVDVFGETRGYILEVYGAHFELPDLGPIGANGLANPRDFLCPVAWYEDRKVPSGYTVINKYQGKLFACQQDFSPFNVVAWHGNYTPCKYNLKNFMVINCVAFDHADPSIFTVLTAKSTKPGVAIADFVIFPPRWGVADNTFRPPYYHRNCMSEFMGLIKGHYEAKEEGFLPGGGSLHSMMTPHGPDADCFEKNSTAELKPERVAEGTMAFMFESSFSMAVTKWGLQTCQRLDKTYYQCWEPLRSHFNPNWKPRKQ; this is encoded by the exons ATGGCAGGACTAAAG TATATGACGGGTTTTGGGAATGAGTTCTCCTCTGAAGATCCACGATGTCCTGGATCCTTACCTGAAGGACAG AACAGTCCTCAGGTCTGTCCATACGGCCTGTATGCTGAGCAGCTCTCCGGCTCCGCCTTCACCTGTCCTCGTCCAGCCAACAAGAGGAG CTGGTTGTACCGGATCCTCCCGTCTGTAAAACATAAGCCTTTCACCGCTGTGCCATGTGGGAATCTGACTGAAAACTGGAACGAAGTGGAGCCTGATCCGAACCAG CTGCGGTGGCTGCCATTCATCATCCCCAAGTCGACAGAGAAGAAAGTGGACTTTGTATCT GGACTTCATACAATCTGCGGCGCAGGAGACGCCAAAACCCGCAACGGCATTGGCATCCACGTGTACACCTGCAACACCTCCATGGTCGACAG GTGCTTCAGCAACTCCGATGGAGACTTTCTGATTG TCCCGCAGCAGGGCGAGGTCTTGATCACCACAGAGTTCGGGAAGATGATGGTCGAGCCCAACGAGATCTGTGTCATCCAG caaGGGATGCGCTTCAGCGTGGATGTGTTTGGAGAAACCAGAGGCTACATCCTTGAGGTGTATGGGGCCCACTTTGAGCTGCCTGACCTGGGGCCTATAG GAGCCAATGGTCTGGCGAACCCAAGAGACTTCCTGTGTCCAGTTGCTTGGTACGAGGACCGCAAAGTGCCCTCTGGTTACACCGTCATCAACAAGTATCAAGGGAAACTGTTTGCCTGCCAGCAG GATTTCTCTCCTTTCAATGTCGTTGCCTGGCACGGGAACTACACACCGTGCAAGTACAACTTGAAGAACTTCATGGTGATCAACTGTGTGGCCTTTGACCATGCG GATCCATCTATCTTCACCGTGCTGACCGCCAAATCCACAAAACCAGGTGTGGCCATTGCGGACTTTGTCATCTTCCCCCCAAGGTGGGGGGTGGCTGACAACACCTTCCGTCCGCCGTATTACCACC GTAACTGCATGAGTGAGTTCATGGGGCTGATCAAAGGCCATTATGAGGCCAAAGAGGAAGGTTTCCTGCCTGGGGGAGGCAGCCTGCACAGCATGATGACCCCTCACGGCCCGGATGCTGACTGCTTTGAGAAGAACAGCACTGCTGAGCTGAAACCAGAGAGGGTTGCTGAAGGAACCATG GCATTCATGTTTGAGTCCTCCTTCAGCATGGCTGTGACCAAGTGGGGTCTGCAAACGTGCCAGAGACTGGACAAGACTTACTACCAGTGCTGGGAACCACTGCGCAGCCACTTTAACCCCAACTGGAAGCCAAGAAAGCAGTAG
- the ndufb4 gene encoding NADH dehydrogenase [ubiquinone] 1 beta subcomplex subunit 4, giving the protein MADYREAPLATRPKTLDPNEYFNLSPDYRRAEEDRAALRANLKRQYQLQLNNPHRTELIEDPALTRWVYARASPYPHFRPTKKTSLLGVMFGVVPLFALYYIFKTDRDNKEEKIKAGTLDRKFNLSS; this is encoded by the exons ATGGCGGACTACCGAGAGGCGCCCTTGGCGACTCGGCCAAAAACACTGGACCCAAATGAATATTTCAATCTTTCTCCGGACTACAGGCGCGCAGAGGAGGACCGGGCAGCTCTGCGGGCCAACCTTAAGAGGCAGtaccagctgcagctgaacaaCCCGCACAGGACTGAGCTCATT GAAGACCCTGCCCTGACGAGGTGGGTGTACGCACGAGCCAGCCCCTACCCTCACTTCAGACCCACAAAGAAGACTTCTCTGTTGGGTGTAATGTTTGGAGTGGTGCCTCTGTTTGCCCTCTACTACATCTTCAAGACAGACAGG GATAACAAGGAGGAGAAGATTAAGGCCGGAACCCTCGATCGCAAGTTCAATTTATCATCATGA
- the LOC114136779 gene encoding sperm-associated antigen 16 protein-like, which produces MDSPEKSGKLQHKESAEDVGCAKDLKDDQSVNEGLEEDLEATEKAIQDRADAVASLNRRPSACYQQLSVFDFLLNFLFQHGMTGTLACFEAEWSELLLNGDVDAKQIGLIPKVYTENEHLARELESARQDKEEYTQAAAVAAEALQRAKRANDAHRLEHQRLVREVNRLIVDMNKLKLQCERYQPEVKRMSDKYQGLSKQVLQVALERDKALLQGDNQAARLDASSSQTNGNSGSLK; this is translated from the coding sequence ATGGACTCTCCTGAGAAAAGTGGAAAACTACAACACAAAGAGTCAGCGGAGGATGTAGGGTGTGCGAAAGATCTTAAAGATGATCAGAGCGTAAATGAAGGACTCGAAGAAGACTTGGAAGCGACAGAGAAAGCCATCCAGGACCGAGCAGACGCCGTCGCTTCACTTAATCGGAGGCCCAGCGCCTGTTACCAACAGCTTTCTGTGTTTGACTTTTTACTGAATTTCCTGTTCCAACACGGCATGACGGGGACTTTGGCGTGTTTTGAAGCGGAGTggtctgagctgctgctgaacgGAGACGTGGACGCGAAGCAGATCGGCCTGATCCCGAAAGTGTACACCGAGAACGAGCATTTGGCCCGAGAGCTGGAAAGTGCTCGGCAGGACAAGGAGGAGTACACGCAGGCGGCCGCTGTCGCAGCCGAGGCCCTGCAGAGGGCCAAGAGAGCCAACGATGCCCACCGGCTGGAGCATCAACGCTTGGTCAGAGAGGTAAACAGACTCATTGTGGACATGAATAAGCTGAAACTGCAGTGTGAGAGGTACCAGCCTGAAGTAAAGAGGATGAGTGACAAATACCAGGGGCTGTCAAAGCAGGTCCTGCAGGTGGCGCTGGAGAGGGACAAAGCGCTACTGCAGGGGGACAATCAGGCTGCCCGACTGGATGCCTCCTCATCTCAGACCAATGGAAACAGTGGTTCATTGAAATAA